The following are encoded in a window of Vespula pensylvanica isolate Volc-1 chromosome 2, ASM1446617v1, whole genome shotgun sequence genomic DNA:
- the LOC122626986 gene encoding longitudinals lacking protein, isoforms H/M/V isoform X3 yields the protein MGSEHYCLRWNNHQSNLLGVFSQLLESESLVDVTLACTEGPSIRAHKVVLSACSSYFQALFLDHPNRHPIVILKDVRFAELRTLVDFMYKGEVNVEYCQLSALLKTAESLKVKGLADMTNINAAVASREDQQTQQAQQQQQQQQQQQQQQQQQQQQQQQQQQSQQQNQQAQQQQPQQQPHDRSTECLQRESSREQHHRERESIKDNSSSVGKSNDRERTEGNVSGVATAASAGATTSSQGTKDSADQQQHQQQQQQQQQQQQQQQQQQQQQQQQPQQQQQQQLQPQTQQQQQQQQQQQQQSSHPQQGTTSDSGEAVDMTDCPGSPTGPGSPCPGPLALDRPRRDSEDAASLEETRGSLSPISVHSGPSDMSLSNNTAGTPGVLPLNLPQSRLPSPHSTEPLAGPSGLPPVQQVPLSLKKEMDWERSTEERSVTSEISTDYRLPPDPELMGVDERVFACMYCGASFLHQSKLTRHILSHSLESLKYREQAAHLQLQAQLGLETGMHLPSEAHYPAAGTIEPMDLELAAHSDPTSGVVLCKFCGKSFPDVGSLIAHLPAHTGDRPFKCEFCGKAFKLRHHMKDHCRVHTGERPFRCNLCGKTFSRSTILKAHEKTHYPKYVRKFLSPSPVDPSEEEAPPPPPPHH from the exons ATGGGAAGTGAGCATTACTGCCTGAGGTGGAACAATCATCAGAGCAACTTGCTGGGTGTGTTCAGTCAACTGCTGGAGTCGGAGTCGCTGGTGGACGTGACACTGGCGTGCACGGAGGGACCATCGATACGCGCCCACAAGGTAGTCCTCTCCGCGTGCTCCAGCTACTTCCAGGCCCTGTTCCTCGACCATCCGAACCGTCACCCCATCGTCATCCTAAAGGACGTACGTTTCGCCGAGTTACGTACCCTCGTCGACTTCATGTATAAGGGCGAGGTAAACGTCGAGTACTGCCAGCTCTCGGCGCTTCTCAAGACAGCGGAGAGCCTCAAGGTGAAAGGTCTGGCGGACATGACGAACATCAACGCTGCCGTAGCTTCGCGAGAGGATCAACAGACGCAACAGGcccaacagcaacaacagcaacaacagcagcaacagcaacagcaacagcagcaacagcagcagcagcagcaacaacaacaatcgcAACAACAAAATCAACAGGCTCAACAGCAACAACCGCAACAACAGCCGCACGATAGAAGCACGGAGTGTTTGCAACGGGAATCCTCGCGAGAGCAACACCATAGGGAACGCGAAAGTATAAAGGATAATAGCAGTAGCGTTGGCAAGTCGAACGACAGGGAGAGAACCGAGGGAAACGTTTCAGGCGTCGCGACGGCGGCCTCGGCCGGCGCGACGACGTCCAGTCAAGGCACGAAAGATTCTGCCGATCAACAACAgcatcagcagcagcaacaacagcaacaacagcaacaacaacaacaacagcagcagcagcaacagcagcagcaacaaccgcaacagcagcaacagcaacagctgCAACCGCAAacgcaacagcagcaacagcagcagcaacaacagcaacaacaatcGAGCCATCCGCAGCAAGGTACGACGAGCGATTCGGGCGAGGCCGTCGACATGACGGATTGTCCGGGCTCCCCAACGGGCCCAGGTAGTCCCTGTCCCGGTCCATTGGCTCTCGATCGACCGAGAAGGGATTCCGAGGATGCTGCCAGCCTCGAAGAAACTAGAGGATCTCTCAGTCCGATTTCGGTACACAGTGGTCCTTCCGACATGAGCCTGAGCAATAACACCGCCGGTACACCTGGTGTCTTACCTTTGAACTTACCGCAGAGCCGACTTCCGTCCCCGCACAGTACCGAACCACTCGCAGGGCCATCAGGCCTACCTCCTGTTCAACAAGTTCCCCTT TcgttgaaaaaggaaatggacTGGGAAAGATCGACCGAGGAACGGAGCGTCACCAGTGAAATATCCACGGACTACAGACTCCCGCCAGATCCG GAGTTGATGGGTGTGGATGAGCGGGTGTTTGCGTGCATGTACTGCGGTGCCTCGTTCCTCCACCAGAGCAAGCTGACGCGGCACATCCTCTCGCACAGCCTCGAGTCGCTCAAGTACCGCGAGCAGGCGGCCCACCTGCAGTTGCAAGCGCAGTTGGGCCTCGAGACGGGTATGCATCTACCGAGCGAGGCCCACTACCCCGCGGCGGGCACGATCGAGCCTATGGACCTCGAGCTCGCGGCCCACTCCGATCCAACCTCCGGCGTCGTCCTCTGCAAGTTCTGTGGCAAGTCCTTCCCGGACGTTGGCAGCCTGATAGCACATTTGCCGGCTCACACGGGCGATCGACCGTTCAAGTGCGAGTTCTGCGGCAAGGCGTTCAAGTTGCGTCACCACATGAAGGACCATTGTCGCGTACACACAGGAGAACGCCCGTTCCGTTGTAATCTATGCGGCAAGACCTTCTCAAGGTCGACGATACTCAAGGCTCACGAAAAGACACATTACCCGAAGTATGTGCGCAAGTTCCTGTCCCCGAGTCCCGTGGATCCCTCCGAGGAAGAGGCCCCGCCACCCCCGCCGCCGCATCATTGA